A single Nostoc sp. PCC 7107 DNA region contains:
- a CDS encoding GAF domain-containing protein, translated as MSTKNPMGPQQRPIAAEQTIIALGRVLQTLREEDNVDVLIDITISYIREQFDYNLVWIALYDLPKHTLIGKGGVAPDGDTKFLRKQVTLNPGGLLEQVVIEQRPLGVADLRLEPRAAEWQEIGKKFNIQGTIILPIRYRDRFLGLLLFGSERWGYLLPGDGKARLLMVLGELGAVLYQNELNLQQQQTKHLDQPILHLLENLRTFSNLDQKLKAVVQTTHQFVSPSKTNIYWFERQGRYFWCRMSNQLANINRQNSQQQISAGMTVQDLSEFYYALSVNQIVWIGDERSSLKSHFTAKVLQRLQVRSLLAAPILWQKELLGFLAVEANEPRIWTEADKNFVQSAAGLISLVAPTETMDTTIKQIQDDAQLTSQVAQAIYHEDDLQATLRNCATKVLTRFAATRFFLLQYNPDLHSYQIIFQSQLQNRRPLTVTFNALKDMDEQMLKSAKTAVEVQNIEEDLRFFNWRPLLLEHGTRSLLVCNCTQGHAPSGLLVITHETNRSWASLEKELLWAVGQQIGVIIRQWQLQTDTKQQQQILSSIQKCLRILEKAQSDITESGAKYLERTAIEQIATVLHSPLVVLLSWSPGDNFAEIIPSVIHDSRFGLVTDHPIPIQTEAIIQWALTKDDYVCVYADDLPAETRKWLNGQGIGQVLAIALRTSTDYVPTGVVLVADRRERYWTEQSLNATETLVTQLAWSRRQQQITKLLESTNQELRQLNWYKHRRLEEIQRTATQLLSQIEDLGIPSNELTQTRYKLLLRQLDHSTAAMTALVKLEQWQLHHSSETMPIATLMKRSLERVENILKQRQLWAGVHGLGQSATDTDSGNSGIFLKGLQPSSYPSSLAIAGDIVKFELVLYELLVVACNRSLSGGRIDIWCRRLEERLLELSITDHGMIEPHLLAALQNQIPKDVLASTYLNQPPILHLLICQQLMQQLGGELHFYQLPDHRVVSRLVLPLAE; from the coding sequence ATGTCAACGAAAAATCCAATGGGGCCGCAACAAAGACCGATAGCCGCCGAACAAACAATCATTGCTTTGGGACGCGTCCTCCAAACGCTCAGGGAAGAGGATAATGTTGATGTTTTGATTGATATTACTATTTCTTATATTAGAGAACAGTTTGACTACAATCTGGTGTGGATTGCTTTATATGACCTGCCAAAACATACATTAATTGGTAAAGGCGGTGTTGCACCTGATGGTGATACCAAATTTTTACGCAAACAGGTGACATTAAATCCTGGCGGCCTTTTAGAACAGGTAGTCATTGAACAGCGACCCTTGGGTGTTGCCGATTTGCGCCTGGAACCTCGTGCAGCAGAATGGCAAGAAATTGGCAAAAAATTTAATATTCAGGGAACGATTATTTTACCTATTCGCTACAGAGACCGTTTTTTAGGTTTATTATTATTTGGTTCAGAACGTTGGGGATATTTGTTACCAGGTGATGGCAAAGCTCGTTTATTAATGGTCTTAGGCGAACTGGGGGCAGTACTTTATCAAAACGAACTGAATTTGCAGCAACAGCAAACAAAGCATCTTGATCAGCCAATATTACATTTATTAGAAAATTTACGTACTTTCAGTAACTTAGACCAAAAGCTGAAAGCAGTTGTCCAAACAACACATCAATTTGTCTCCCCTAGCAAGACAAACATTTACTGGTTTGAGCGCCAAGGGCGTTATTTTTGGTGTCGGATGAGCAATCAACTAGCCAACATCAATCGCCAGAATAGCCAACAGCAAATATCTGCGGGGATGACGGTACAAGATTTAAGCGAATTTTATTATGCTTTGTCAGTTAATCAAATTGTTTGGATTGGTGATGAGCGTAGTTCCTTGAAAAGTCATTTTACTGCCAAAGTGTTGCAACGTTTACAAGTGCGATCGCTATTAGCAGCACCTATTCTCTGGCAAAAGGAACTATTGGGTTTTTTAGCGGTGGAGGCCAATGAACCGCGCATCTGGACAGAAGCAGACAAAAATTTTGTCCAAAGTGCAGCAGGGCTAATTTCTTTAGTTGCACCTACCGAAACGATGGATACTACCATCAAGCAAATTCAAGATGATGCTCAATTAACTAGCCAAGTTGCTCAAGCTATTTATCACGAAGATGACCTGCAAGCAACTTTACGCAACTGTGCAACTAAAGTTTTAACCCGCTTCGCCGCCACTCGCTTTTTCCTATTACAGTACAACCCTGATCTGCATAGTTATCAAATTATTTTTCAAAGCCAACTACAAAATCGTCGTCCGTTGACAGTTACCTTCAATGCGCTCAAAGACATGGATGAGCAGATGTTGAAGTCAGCCAAAACGGCAGTAGAGGTGCAGAATATAGAAGAAGATTTGCGTTTTTTTAATTGGCGACCTTTGTTATTAGAACATGGAACGCGATCGCTATTGGTTTGTAACTGCACTCAAGGTCATGCACCCAGCGGACTTTTAGTAATTACCCATGAAACTAATCGTAGTTGGGCCAGCTTAGAAAAAGAATTATTATGGGCTGTCGGTCAACAAATTGGTGTAATTATCCGCCAGTGGCAATTACAAACAGATACTAAACAACAGCAGCAAATTCTCTCTAGTATTCAAAAATGCTTACGTATTCTTGAAAAAGCCCAAAGTGACATAACTGAGTCTGGGGCAAAATATCTAGAACGCACAGCCATAGAACAAATCGCCACTGTTCTCCATTCTCCTTTAGTGGTGCTGTTATCGTGGTCGCCTGGGGATAATTTTGCAGAAATTATTCCTAGCGTCATTCACGATAGTCGATTTGGGCTGGTGACAGATCATCCCATCCCCATCCAGACTGAAGCTATAATTCAGTGGGCATTAACCAAAGATGATTATGTGTGTGTGTATGCCGATGATTTACCAGCAGAAACCAGAAAATGGTTAAATGGTCAAGGTATTGGTCAAGTTTTAGCGATCGCACTCCGCACTAGCACTGATTATGTCCCCACAGGTGTAGTATTAGTTGCAGATCGGCGAGAACGATATTGGACAGAACAAAGCCTGAATGCAACAGAAACACTAGTCACTCAATTAGCTTGGTCGCGTCGTCAACAACAAATCACCAAATTATTAGAGTCCACAAATCAAGAATTGCGACAACTCAATTGGTACAAACATCGTCGCCTAGAGGAAATCCAAAGAACAGCAACACAGTTATTAAGCCAGATTGAAGACTTGGGGATTCCCAGCAATGAACTGACACAGACGCGCTATAAACTCTTACTCCGGCAATTAGACCACTCAACAGCGGCCATGACAGCCCTAGTTAAACTTGAGCAATGGCAATTGCATCATAGTTCTGAAACCATGCCCATAGCCACTTTAATGAAGCGATCGCTAGAACGAGTCGAAAATATCCTCAAACAACGTCAATTGTGGGCGGGGGTACATGGTTTAGGACAATCGGCTACAGATACAGATTCTGGTAACAGTGGAATCTTTCTCAAAGGATTGCAACCTTCGAGTTATCCATCATCGTTAGCGATCGCAGGCGATATCGTCAAATTTGAATTAGTCCTGTATGAATTATTAGTTGTAGCTTGTAACCGTTCTCTAAGTGGCGGCAGAATAGACATCTGGTGTCGCCGTTTAGAGGAAAGATTGCTAGAACTATCAATTACAGATCATGGCATGATTGAACCGCACCTGTTGGCAGCACTGCAAAATCAAATACCTAAAGATGTACTAGCCTCTACTTACCTCAACCAGCCACCGATTTTACACTTGCTAATTTGTCAACAACTCATGCAGCAGTTGGGTGGCGAGTTACATTTTTATCAGTTACCTGATCATCGGGTTGTTAGTCGTTTGGTGTTACCTTTAGCTGAGTGA
- a CDS encoding quinone-dependent dihydroorotate dehydrogenase — protein MDIYQIALRPLLFNVLKTDAEWLHHQAIRSLSWLSQANNTPAGLVNQSLQQSLCLCDRRLEQNLFGLNFPNPLGLAAGFDKDGVGAKIWSNFGFGFAELGTVTFHPQPGNPQPRLFRLPLDQAVLNRMGFNNQGAAVMAARLATQKDLIHTIPIGINLGKSKITPLEAAAEDYLNSFRLLKELGDYFVVNVSSPNTPGLRSLQDAAMLSSILDVLQTENTTHKPVFVKIAPDLEWEAIADIIGLAKTYQLAGIIATNTTISRDGLKTQLIDQTGKPPQDEAGGISGAPLRDRSTEVIKFIWQQTQGQIPIIGVGGIFSPEDAWEKITAGASLIQVYTGWIYEGPMMVSRILNGLLSKLEQNKLNSITEAVGLKV, from the coding sequence ATGGATATTTATCAAATTGCTCTTCGTCCACTGCTGTTCAACGTGCTGAAAACGGATGCAGAGTGGCTACATCATCAAGCTATTCGCAGTTTAAGTTGGTTATCACAAGCAAATAACACTCCTGCTGGCTTGGTCAATCAAAGCTTACAGCAGTCTTTGTGTTTGTGTGATCGCCGTCTGGAACAAAATTTATTTGGGCTAAATTTCCCTAACCCCCTGGGTTTAGCAGCCGGTTTTGATAAGGATGGGGTAGGCGCAAAAATTTGGTCTAACTTTGGTTTTGGCTTTGCTGAGTTGGGGACTGTGACTTTTCACCCCCAACCGGGAAATCCTCAACCTCGGTTATTTCGTTTGCCTTTAGATCAAGCTGTTCTTAACCGGATGGGTTTTAATAATCAAGGTGCAGCAGTTATGGCCGCTAGGTTAGCAACACAAAAGGATTTGATTCATACAATACCCATCGGCATAAATCTAGGCAAATCGAAAATTACCCCGTTAGAAGCCGCCGCCGAAGATTATCTCAATAGTTTTCGCTTGCTGAAAGAATTAGGCGATTATTTTGTGGTGAATGTATCTTCACCCAATACACCAGGATTGCGATCGCTCCAAGATGCCGCTATGCTCAGTTCAATCTTGGACGTACTACAAACAGAAAACACTACACATAAACCAGTATTTGTCAAGATAGCACCTGATTTAGAATGGGAAGCGATCGCCGATATTATTGGCTTGGCTAAAACCTACCAACTAGCAGGAATCATTGCCACAAACACCACAATTAGCCGTGATGGACTGAAAACCCAGCTAATTGATCAAACGGGGAAACCACCGCAAGATGAGGCTGGCGGAATTAGTGGTGCGCCATTACGCGATCGCTCCACAGAAGTAATTAAGTTTATTTGGCAGCAAACCCAAGGGCAAATTCCCATTATCGGGGTTGGTGGCATATTTTCCCCAGAAGATGCTTGGGAAAAAATTACTGCGGGAGCCAGCCTAATTCAAGTTTATACAGGCTGGATTTATGAAGGCCCAATGATGGTAAGCCGAATCCTGAATGGTTTACTATCCAAGTTAGAGCAGAACAAATTAAATTCCATCACCGAAGCAGTTGGATTAAAAGTATGA
- a CDS encoding TROVE domain-containing protein, whose protein sequence is MNYKFFTKNKTTTPQNQPIPGREAEMIQGRSGGWMFDAGLWKMLRRCLLVGTAQSTYYAGKQELTEDFVAVVNQAVAENPRRVAEEIIYASDGRAINNSAPILALVLLSMGERPEAKQAFGEIFPQVIRTGSHFYEWLNYTKSLRGFGKVVREAGKTWLSREDVKGLAYQLLKYQQRQGFTHRDALRLFHVKPPTENHRQLFEWVVRGWEELPTEIPSQALAQIWWYEWLKRNPGQTHEAILQGRLTHEMAAPVGNMDKAAWQLLFQEMPIGAMLRNLGSLTELGVLRADESTNLQRVEGVLNNKEHLRKGRIHPIDVLKALKTYESGGRLGRSKKTWNPVPRIVDILEKAVELSFDVVETTGKVFMHAVDVSGSMGSLVADMGLSCCEIATTMALVTAKAEKNYMIRGFATEFRDLNITAKDSFSSAVRKASNQNFGGTDASVAYDWMIKNKFKADLVCFWTDSESWAGYQHPSQALQEYRKKVNPDVKAVYVTLTPYRITLVDPQDPLSWDLAGFDPGTPRIIQMLATGEL, encoded by the coding sequence ATGAACTATAAGTTCTTTACCAAAAACAAGACAACCACCCCACAAAATCAGCCCATCCCTGGACGAGAAGCCGAGATGATTCAAGGACGTTCCGGTGGCTGGATGTTTGATGCTGGTTTATGGAAAATGCTGCGGCGTTGTCTGTTAGTTGGGACAGCCCAAAGCACCTACTACGCTGGTAAACAAGAATTAACTGAAGATTTTGTAGCGGTTGTCAACCAAGCTGTTGCCGAAAATCCCCGCCGTGTTGCAGAAGAAATTATCTATGCCAGCGATGGACGCGCTATCAACAACAGCGCACCTATCCTTGCTTTAGTGTTGCTGTCGATGGGTGAACGACCAGAAGCAAAACAAGCTTTTGGTGAAATCTTCCCTCAAGTGATTCGTACAGGTAGCCACTTTTACGAATGGTTGAACTACACCAAATCTTTGCGGGGTTTTGGTAAAGTTGTGCGGGAAGCTGGGAAAACTTGGCTATCACGGGAAGATGTCAAAGGTTTAGCTTACCAACTGTTGAAATATCAACAACGCCAAGGCTTCACCCACCGCGATGCTTTGCGGTTGTTCCACGTCAAACCACCTACAGAAAATCACCGTCAATTATTTGAATGGGTTGTCAGAGGTTGGGAGGAATTACCAACAGAGATACCCTCACAAGCTTTGGCGCAGATTTGGTGGTATGAATGGCTCAAGCGCAACCCTGGGCAAACTCACGAAGCCATTTTGCAAGGACGCTTAACCCACGAAATGGCTGCACCCGTGGGCAATATGGACAAAGCTGCTTGGCAGTTGCTATTTCAAGAAATGCCAATCGGTGCAATGCTGCGTAACCTGGGTTCACTCACGGAACTGGGTGTGTTACGTGCTGACGAAAGCACCAACTTGCAGCGTGTTGAAGGAGTTCTCAACAACAAAGAACATCTGCGTAAAGGTCGCATTCACCCCATTGATGTTTTGAAAGCCCTCAAAACCTACGAGTCTGGCGGTAGACTTGGACGCAGTAAGAAAACTTGGAACCCAGTTCCTCGCATCGTAGACATCTTAGAAAAAGCTGTTGAGTTGTCTTTTGATGTGGTAGAAACCACGGGCAAAGTTTTCATGCACGCTGTAGATGTTTCCGGTTCGATGGGTAGCTTAGTTGCAGACATGGGACTAAGTTGCTGTGAAATTGCCACGACAATGGCACTAGTTACAGCCAAAGCCGAGAAAAACTACATGATTCGCGGCTTTGCTACCGAGTTCCGGGACTTAAATATCACAGCCAAAGATAGTTTTAGTTCAGCGGTGCGTAAAGCCAGCAATCAAAACTTCGGTGGTACAGATGCCTCTGTCGCTTACGACTGGATGATTAAAAATAAGTTCAAAGCTGATTTAGTCTGCTTCTGGACTGACTCAGAAAGCTGGGCGGGTTATCAACATCCCTCTCAAGCGTTGCAGGAGTACCGCAAAAAAGTCAATCCAGATGTTAAGGCTGTATACGTCACTCTGACACCATACCGCATCACCTTGGTAGATCCACAAGATCCACTGTCTTGGGATTTGGCAGGATTTGACCCTGGTACACCTCGCATCATCCAAATGTTAGCGACAGGTGAATTGTAA
- a CDS encoding peptidoglycan-binding protein, with the protein MKKILESLSLLLGMRQDRLYFPQEKQVCVFNKRPILYRDFSPKSVQESINELQELLKAQGLEIEITGKFDLQTDATVKDFQKSNHLVSDGVVGPLTWACLLYPKLYRGQKKNLSELKDAVKELQNILYEEEFLKKVPNGHFDWETERAVKRFQRVYGLKSDGIVGAATWAVLLGMRQKIDKSFPQLVYFLSPQSWFVWQQFLMICFILLGIYYNPIPGEPPQLSTALATAYGLTCIVPFLIECLPLKQPKPKKLPLLEYAPYVLTGFFWKPIVNFLGTLFN; encoded by the coding sequence ATGAAGAAAATATTGGAATCCTTAAGTCTTTTGCTTGGTATGAGACAAGATAGACTTTATTTTCCTCAAGAAAAACAAGTCTGTGTCTTTAATAAACGTCCCATACTTTACCGAGACTTTAGCCCCAAGTCTGTACAGGAATCAATCAACGAACTGCAAGAACTGTTAAAAGCTCAAGGTTTAGAGATAGAGATTACTGGTAAATTTGATTTACAAACAGATGCAACAGTCAAAGATTTCCAAAAAAGCAATCATCTTGTGTCAGATGGAGTAGTTGGGCCTCTGACATGGGCTTGCTTGTTGTATCCCAAGCTTTATCGCGGCCAAAAAAAGAATTTATCCGAACTTAAGGATGCAGTTAAAGAACTACAAAATATTCTCTATGAAGAAGAATTTCTGAAAAAAGTACCCAATGGACATTTTGACTGGGAAACCGAAAGGGCTGTTAAACGCTTTCAAAGAGTTTATGGATTAAAAAGTGATGGTATTGTTGGAGCGGCGACTTGGGCAGTTTTATTAGGAATGCGACAAAAAATTGACAAAAGCTTTCCCCAGTTAGTTTATTTTCTGTCGCCTCAGTCTTGGTTTGTCTGGCAACAGTTTTTGATGATCTGCTTTATTTTGCTAGGGATTTACTATAACCCTATACCAGGAGAGCCACCGCAATTGAGTACAGCCTTAGCCACAGCTTACGGATTGACTTGTATTGTGCCGTTTCTGATCGAGTGTTTACCGCTAAAGCAGCCAAAACCAAAAAAACTGCCACTGTTGGAATATGCACCTTATGTTTTAACTGGATTTTTTTGGAAACCAATTGTTAATTTTTTAGGGACGTTGTTTAATTAA
- a CDS encoding ATP-binding protein, producing the protein MSGQLENQNLSKTWHRKLAKEWEIDRILTDLEAITKNRYRQNTKKDLLLGLLCGHSLKEIGKYLHKNHAVVRAGLSNIYRDIETLTEESDKTVKASNLVYILQKHGYRKGVESSSKHCLTIINNLPSPTYTEFIGREADMRILLERLLPDHGAHMITVHGIGGVGKTALVLAAAYLCLKASRENLNLAPKFNAIIFTSAKQQELIPHGILQRQQGQRNLREIFREIGNALGDPTIIQSPPNDQSDRVRQILSRQRTLLIVDNMETIEDRSGVIEFLYNLPICVKVVITTRERIALLPISLQNLTVEDGMQLIQQQAGEKGITINDQESQLLYKSTGGIPLAIVYALGQVSSGYSLSSVLAKLTNASGDVARFCFEQSVQGIAGQPAHKLLMSLAIFPNSPTQAAVAEVAGLTNAPDSINDGLALLQQLSLVNQNPETKRYEMLSLTREYALAELKANPDFAREARRCWVRWYLDFANSYAGEDWEKSKHYERLEVEEVNLRAVLYWCRDEDHYEEVRDLGLLLNHYANLYAYWDDRLDWWQWLVEQSERRGEWSFLVKFIIRKTWLLIRECSQKSLQEAEEMLQRAWVLRDHADLCDQADLAENIARLKIRRKNYVEARKWLDIEQKLVTQANLTEQKHIRYYIPVLYHRAVILHKENKYSEAKNLFHEVMECAKKINWYRVINSAQNWLADIAIDQGDRDGAQQLLTKGVTIAQRSKNKRRLARYQRSQAKWEKKWGSADQADKFAREAIDAFEYLGMIKDVEEIQLLLN; encoded by the coding sequence ATGTCAGGTCAGCTAGAGAATCAAAATCTGTCTAAAACATGGCATCGAAAGCTGGCAAAAGAATGGGAAATAGACCGTATACTGACTGACTTAGAAGCTATAACCAAAAACCGATACAGGCAGAATACTAAGAAAGACTTGCTGTTAGGATTACTTTGTGGACATAGCTTAAAAGAGATTGGTAAATATTTACATAAAAATCATGCTGTTGTCAGAGCCGGATTAAGCAATATCTATCGCGATATTGAAACGTTAACAGAAGAATCTGATAAGACTGTTAAAGCTAGTAATCTTGTTTACATTTTGCAAAAACATGGCTACCGCAAAGGTGTAGAATCATCTTCTAAACATTGCCTCACCATTATTAATAATCTGCCATCGCCAACCTACACAGAATTTATTGGGCGCGAAGCAGATATGAGAATATTACTAGAACGCCTTTTGCCAGATCATGGCGCTCACATGATTACAGTACATGGTATTGGTGGCGTAGGTAAAACAGCATTAGTTTTAGCAGCAGCCTATCTCTGTTTAAAAGCTAGTCGTGAAAATTTGAATCTTGCACCTAAATTTAATGCGATTATTTTCACTTCTGCAAAACAACAAGAACTCATTCCCCACGGAATTTTGCAACGCCAGCAGGGACAGCGTAATCTGCGAGAAATTTTTCGAGAGATTGGTAATGCGCTTGGCGACCCGACAATTATTCAATCTCCTCCCAATGATCAATCTGACCGTGTACGCCAAATTCTCTCTAGACAGCGCACACTATTGATTGTGGACAATATGGAGACGATAGAAGATAGAAGCGGAGTGATTGAGTTCCTTTATAATCTACCGATTTGTGTCAAAGTAGTAATTACTACCCGTGAGCGAATTGCACTGCTACCAATTAGCCTGCAAAATTTGACCGTAGAAGATGGGATGCAGTTAATTCAGCAACAAGCTGGAGAAAAAGGTATAACTATCAATGATCAAGAATCTCAGCTACTCTACAAAAGCACTGGTGGGATTCCTCTAGCAATTGTCTACGCCCTTGGTCAAGTATCGAGTGGTTATTCTCTGAGTTCAGTATTGGCAAAACTAACTAATGCTAGTGGTGATGTGGCTCGTTTTTGCTTTGAACAATCTGTGCAAGGAATTGCTGGACAGCCAGCTCACAAGTTGCTGATGTCACTGGCTATTTTTCCTAACTCTCCAACTCAAGCGGCTGTGGCTGAGGTGGCTGGGTTAACAAATGCACCTGATTCTATCAATGATGGCTTGGCACTTTTGCAGCAACTTTCTTTAGTCAATCAAAATCCAGAGACGAAGCGATATGAAATGCTTTCTCTGACTCGTGAGTATGCTTTGGCAGAATTGAAAGCTAACCCAGATTTTGCTAGAGAAGCGCGGCGGTGTTGGGTAAGGTGGTATTTAGATTTTGCTAATAGTTACGCTGGCGAAGATTGGGAAAAGTCGAAACATTACGAAAGGCTAGAAGTAGAAGAGGTAAATTTGCGGGCTGTACTTTATTGGTGTAGAGATGAAGACCATTATGAAGAAGTGAGAGATTTAGGTTTATTGTTGAATCATTACGCGAATCTTTATGCTTACTGGGACGATCGCCTAGATTGGTGGCAATGGCTTGTGGAACAATCAGAAAGACGGGGTGAATGGTCATTTTTGGTGAAATTCATCATCCGCAAAACTTGGCTATTAATTCGGGAATGTTCCCAGAAGAGTCTTCAAGAAGCTGAAGAAATGTTGCAACGGGCATGGGTGTTACGCGACCATGCAGATTTATGCGATCAAGCTGACTTAGCTGAAAATATCGCCAGGCTCAAAATCAGACGAAAAAATTATGTAGAAGCACGTAAATGGCTGGATATAGAACAGAAGTTAGTAACTCAAGCGAATTTAACTGAGCAGAAACATATCCGTTATTACATTCCTGTACTTTATCATCGGGCAGTTATCTTACACAAAGAAAATAAATATTCCGAAGCGAAAAATCTGTTCCATGAAGTGATGGAATGTGCTAAAAAAATTAACTGGTATCGAGTTATTAATTCGGCTCAAAATTGGCTGGCGGATATCGCAATTGATCAAGGCGATCGCGATGGCGCTCAACAGTTATTAACTAAAGGTGTAACTATCGCTCAAAGAAGCAAAAATAAGCGGCGTTTAGCCCGTTACCAACGCTCTCAGGCGAAATGGGAGAAAAAATGGGGTAGTGCTGATCAAGCTGATAAATTTGCCAGAGAAGCGATAGATGCTTTTGAATATTTAGGTATGATCAAAGATGTTGAAGAAATTCAGTTGTTGCTGAATTAA